Proteins co-encoded in one Gopherus evgoodei ecotype Sinaloan lineage chromosome 4, rGopEvg1_v1.p, whole genome shotgun sequence genomic window:
- the SRRM2 gene encoding serine/arginine repetitive matrix protein 2 isoform X22 translates to MYNGIGLPTPRGSGTNGYVQRNLSAVRHKKERTDYKSEEELRKLESSLVKKPNQEILDHERKRKVELKCLELAELMEEQGYAEGEIQEKVATFRLMLLEKDVALGKEGEQQPEQKPAVTETHQLAEANEKKNERLRAAFGISENYVDGSSFDPNRRAKEAAAAAAKQQEQQKQYSLVHESSSSRSPSPKQKKKKKKKDRGRSESRSPSRRERKKSSKKKKHRSESDSKKRKHRSPSPKSKHKAKEKKRKRSTSESASQKGRRGRSSSPDSSSSSDSSRSRSRSVTTQKRASLPSVTPPAPPRRRADPEGASKDALKRDRSASPEVSRRAQSSSPRKSRDKREKRSSRHSPRQRSSSPSPVSEGKIKDKDRPWQPERKSTPAPSSEREPRPQRRSPSPEPARERASSGHKRPPSKETKSPRSSSPPPKKPVADRPKSPSQAAAPSPPATTRKAQLSRSGSESDENSSSSSPERDKPAPSRQEKSKGSQRRDRSSSSPEPSQPAKVASKPSSRRERSGTPAKSAKTRSLSKRDARSRSRTPPSRRERSRTPPRRGGRSRTPPRRGARSRTPPRRGRSRSRSPQWRGRSRSPQRWGRSRSRTPPRWGKSRTPQRRGRSRSPQRRGWSRSRTPQRPGWSRSRNTARRGRSRTPPRRGRSRSRTPPRRGRSRSRTPPRRGRSRSRTPPRRGRSRSRTPPRRGRSRSRTPPRRGRSRSRTPPRRGRSGSSPRREKSLISARRSRSGSSAERRKKSRLPLRRSLSDSSPDVKQKSRKVSRRSRSASSPRLQKKSRSSPRRSRSGSSPRPKKKSRSSPRRSRSGSSPVLKKKSRTPSRRRRRRRSGLSPALKKKSRSPPRRSRSGSSPEVKKKSRSPPRRRRSGSSPLARKKSRSSPRRSRSRSSPVLKKKSRSPLRRSRSSSSPVLKKKSRSPPRRSSSGSSSVAKKKSRSPPVRGRSGSSPALREKSRSPPRRSRSGSSPVVREKSRSPPRRSRSGSSPVVREKSRSPLRHSKSGSSPAVREKPRSPLRRSRSGSSPEQRGKSVSPPVRSRSDSSPGLKKKSRSPARQSGLGSSPAVEGKSRSPAVRSRSGSSPEQRGKSVSPPVRSRSDSSPGLKKKSRSPPRQSGLGSSPAVEGKSRSPAVRNRSGSSPEQRGKSVSPPVRSRSDSSPGLKKKSRSPPRQSGLGSSPAVEGKSRSPAVRNRSGSSPDLKKLSKTSPRHSGAGSSPVVEEKSSLLPRCSQSGSSPELMKKSRSPPVIGRSGSSPELNDKSSSSLPRQSQSGSPPEPKKKSRSPPRCVKPGASPVVKEKSRSPQPWQSRSGSSPEVKKKSPSPSIRGASVEQAKSRSPPSLSGSGSLLTLKGKSSSPPRHSRSGSSPGSGSKLGAVSKHNRPGVCPEATELVRILAGQVKPVSPEAKDKYGTSPRRSRLGSSPGIREKSRTPPSSSESSPERAEISRSPLRRSRSGSPPRPREKSRSPPRRSRSGSSPRPREKSQSPPRPREKSRSPPRPREKSRSPPRRSRSGSSPRPREKSRSPPRRSRSGSSPRLREKSRSPPRPREKSRSPPRRSRSGSSPRPREKSRSPPRPREKSRSPPRRSRSGSSPRPREKSRSPPRPREKSRSPPRHSRSGSSPRPREKSRSPPRPREKSRSPPRRSRSGSSPRAREKSRSPARYGSSGSFLRSREKSRSPARYSISGSSLRLREKSRSTPRRGRSSSSPRPREKLGASPRSSRSGSSPERPKGPTRRGRSSSPSRRGKWRSSLRRGRSGSSPRRTRSRSISRRGKSRSSLRRDRSISSPGRSRSRSTSRFSRRRERSPSSPRRSRSRTPPRRARAGSSPQRRGSRQPRSRSPPKLDVSRTPASSYHGRSKASPARTRSGSGSPKRAGRRSRSPPVLEKYPKVGAADKAAPGRAEKTSPVVLVPIRRSPSRSPPAPDESSPKARKAHSPAPKIHSPRPEGSLGAVRNGGPAPTWTLNSCPAAPGGSPPAGRLPQAKGPEKVRSSSSSSSSSSSTSHKVPSPLPAPLPVLPPKEEDREGPKVKLEPPAPEVPGDLPDKARGGAAKALVPLPVPPRTPSKEKRSSSTSSSSSSSSSSSSSSSSSSSDSSSSSSESSHDSPASKGPDLETAKKEPPSPAQKELAREGRPLELAKRKRRSRSSSSSSSSSSSSSSSSSSSSSSSSSSSSSSSSSSSSSSSSSSPKPGPQPQPKAAPKKPSPEQRRSRSPRKPIDSLRDSRSLSYSPAERRRPSPPEPPLAQRDRHSDKPSQRSRGTNSRSPGRKRRRETPSPPHAARRRASRSP, encoded by the exons ATGTACAATGGGATAGGGCTCCCCACTCCCCGGGGCAGCGGCACCAACGGCTACGTCCAGCGCAATCTCTCGGCCGTGCGGCACAAGAAGGAGCGAACCGACTACAAGTCGGAGGAGGAGCTCAGGAAGCTGGAGTCGTCTCTGGTGAAGAAGCCCAACCAGGAGATCCTGGACCATGAGCGCAAGCGCAAGGTGGAGCTGAAATGCCTGGAGCTGGCCGAGCTCATGGAGGAACAGGG ctacGCCGAGGGCGAGATCCAGGAGAAGGTGGCGACCTTCCGGCTCATGCTCCTGGAGAAGGACGTGGCGCTGGGCAaggagggggagcagcagcccgAGCAGAAGCCAGC ggtcaCAGAGACCCACCAGCTGGCCGAGGCCAACGAAAAGAAGAACGAGCGGCTGCGGGCGGCTTTTGGCATCAGCGAGAATTACGTCGACGGGAGTTCGTTCGACCCCAACCGCAGGGCTAAGGAGGCGGCGGCTGCGGCAGCCAAGcaacaggagcagcagaagcagtACAG CCTGGTCCATGAGTCCAGCAGCTCCCGCTCTCCATCCCCcaagcagaagaaaaagaaaaagaagaaagacaGAGGCAG GTCAGAGAGCAGATCCCCTTCtcgaagagagaggaaaaagagctctaagaagaagaaacacag GTCCGAGTCAGACTCAAAGAAGAGGAAACACAG GTCTCCCAGTCCGAAGAGCAAACACAAAGCCAaggagaagaagaggaagag ATCCACCAGCGAGTCGGCGTCCCAGAAGGGCCGAAGAGGTCGCTCGTCCTCCCcagactcttcctcctcctcggACAGCTCGCGGAGCAG GTCCCGGAGCGTCACCACTCAGAAGCGGGCCTCCCTGCCCAGCGtgacccccccagcaccgccacGGAGGAGAGCCGACCCCGAGGGCGCCTCAAAGGATGCCCTCAAGAGAGATCGCTCGGCATCCCCCGAGGTCAGCCGGCGCGCGCAGAGCAGCAGCCCCCGGAAGAGTCGAGATAAGCGAGAG aaGCGGTCGTCTCGGCACTCCCCCCGCCAGCGTTCCTCCTCCCCGTCGCCCGTCTCCGAGGGGAAAATAAAGGACAAGGATCGCCCCTGGCAGCCAGAGCGCAAATCCACCCCCGCCCCGTCCTCGGAGCGTGAGCCCCGCCCTCAACGCCGCTCCCCGTCCCCTGAGCCGGCCCGAGAGAGGGCCTCATCCGGCCACAAGCGCCCACCCTCCAAGGAGACCAAGTCCCCCCGATCCTCCTCCCCGCCTCCCAAAAAGCCAGTGGCTGATCGCCCCAAGAGCCCGTCCCAAGCGGCTGCTCCCTCGCCACCGGCCACCACCCGGAAGGCCCAGCTGTCCCGCTCGGGCTCTGAGAGCGACGAAaactcgtcctcctcttcccccgAGCGGGATAAGCCGGCCCCGAGCAGACAGGAGAAATCGAAGGGCTCCCAGCGCCGGGACCGCTCCAGTTCTTCCCCAGAGCCCTCCCAGCCTGCTAAGGTTGCCTCCAAACCCTCGTCCCGGCGTGAGCGCTCTGGCACCCCGGCAAAGAGCGCCAAAACCCGCTCCCTTTCCAAGAGAGAcgccaggtcccggtcccggacGCCCCCTTCCCGCAGGGAGCGTTCCCGCACCCCGCCCCGCCGGGGAGGCCGTTCCCGCACCCCACCCCGCCGGGGGGCCCGTTCCCGTACGCCACCGAGACGGGGCCGGTCCCGATCCCGGAGCCCCCAGTGGAGAGGCAGGTCCCGGAGCCCCCAGAGGTGGGGACGGTCCCGTTCCCGCACTCCGCCCAGGTGGGGCAAATCCCGTACGCCCCAGAGGAGGGGGAGATCTCGCAGCCCTCAACGGCGAGGGTGGTCTCGCTCCAGGACACCCCAGAGGCCTGGCTGGTCTAGGAGCCGGAACACGGCAAGGCGGGGTCGGTCTAGAACCCCGCCCCGGCgaggcaggtcccggtctagaACCCCGCCCCGGCgaggcaggtcccggtctagaACCCCGCCCCGGCgaggcaggtcccggtctagaACCCCTCCTCGGCgaggcaggtcccggtctagaACCCCTCCTCGGCgaggcaggtcccggtctagaACCCCGCCCCGGCgaggcaggtcccggtctagaACCCCGCCCCGACGAGGCAGGTCAGGGTCCTCTCCCAGGCGGGAGAAATCACTCATTTCAGCCAGGAGGAGCCGCTCTGGGTCATCAGCCGAGCGGAGGAAAAAATCCAGGCTGCCCCTGCGAAGGAGCCTGTCTGACTCGTCACCAGATGTGAAGCAGAAATCCAGGAAAGTGTCAAGACGCAGCCGCTCCGCATCATCCCCTCGGCTACAGAAGAAATCCAGATCATCGCCCCGGAGGAGCCGCTCTGGCTCATCCCCTCGGCCAAAAAAGAAATCCAGATCATCCCCTCGGAGGAGCCGGTCAGGGTCGTCTCCAGTGCTGAAGAAGAAATCCAGAACGCcgtccaggaggaggaggaggaggaggtctggATTGTCTCCGGCACTCAAAAAGAAATCCAGATCACCGCCTAGAAGAAGCCGGTCTGGATCATCTCCAGAAGTGAAGAAAAAATCCAGATCACCTCCAAGACGAAGGAGGTCTGGATCTTCTCCACTGGCGAGAAAGAAATCCAGATCATCGCCAAGACGAAGCAGGTCTAGGTCCTCGCCAGTGTTGAAGAAGAAATCTAGATCACCCCTGAGACGAAGCAGGTCTAGCTCCTCGCCAGTGTTGAAGAAGAAATCTAGATCGCCCCCGAGACGAAGCAGTTCTGGGTCCTCTTCAGTGGCAAAGAAGAAATCCAGATCACCGCCTGTGAGAGGCCGATCTGGGTCGTCTCCAGCATTGAGAGAGAAATCTAGATCGCCCCCGAGACGAAGCAGATCTGGATCATCTCCAGTGGTGCGAGAGAAGTCTAGATCACCCCCGAGACGAAGCAGATCTGGATCATCTCCAGTGGTGAGAGAGAAATCTAGATCACCCCTGAGACACAGCAAATCTGGATCATCTCCAGCTGTGAGAGAGAAACCGAGATCACCACTGAGACGAAGCAGATCTGGATCCTCTCCAGAACAGAGAGGGAAATCCGTATCACCTCCTGTGAGAAGCCGGTCTGACTCCTCTCCTGGGTTGAAGAAGAAGTCTAGGTCTCCTGCAAGGCAAAGTGGGCTTGGATCTTCGCCAGCCGTGGAAGGGAAATCCAGATCTCCTGCAGTGAGAAGCAGATCTGGATCCTCTCCAGAACAGAGAGGGAAATCTGTATCACCTCCTGTGAGAAGCCGGTCTGACTCCTCTCCTGGGTTGAAGAAGAAGTCTAGGTCTCCTCCAAGGCAAAGTGGGCTTGGATCTTCGCCAGCTGTGGAAGGGAAATCCAGATCTCCTGCAGTGAGAAACAGATCTGGATCCTCTCCAGAACAGAGGGGGAAATCTGTATCACCTCCTGTGAGAAGCCGGTCTGACTCCTCTCCTGGGTTGAAGAAGAAGTCTAGGTCTCCTCCAAGGCAAAGTGGGCTTGGATCTTCGCCAGCTGTGGAAGGGAAATCCAGATCTCCTGCAGTGAGAAACAGATCTGGATCctctccagacctgaagaagctgTCTAAGACCTCTCCAAGACACAGTGGTGCTGGGTCTTCTCCAGTGGTGGAAGAGAAATCAAGTTTACTTCCAAGATGCAGCCAGTCTGGATCTTCTCCAGAACTGATGAAGAAATCCAGATCGCCGCCTGTGATAGGCAGGTCGGGATCCTCTCCAGAACTAAATGATAAATCTAGCTCCTCACTCCCAAGACAAAGCCAATCAGGATCCCCTCCAGAACCAAAAAAGAAATCCAGATCACCTCCAAGATGTGTTAAACCTGGTGCCTCTCCAGTGGTGAAAGAAAAGTCCAGATCTCCCCAGCCATGGCAAAGCCGATCCGGATCCTCTCCAGAAGTGAAAAAGAAATCCCCATCACCATCCATAAGAGGGGCCTCTGTAGAGCAAGCAAAATCCAGATCGCCTCCCTCACTGAGCGGATCCGGATCATTGTTGACGTTGAAAGGGAAATCCAGTTCGCCCCCAAGACACAGCCGATCTGGATCCTCTCCAGGGTCAGGAAGCAAACTTGGAGCAGTTTCAAAACACAACAGGCCTGGGGTTTGTCCAGAAGCTACAGAGCTAGTGAGGATTTTAGCAGGTCAGGTCAAGCCAGTGTCTCCTGAGGCAAAAGACAAATATGGAACGTCCCCAAGAAGGAGCAGATTGGGGTCATCCCCTGGCATCAGAGAGAAATCCAGAACACCTCCGAGCAGCTCAGAGTCTTCTCCAGAACGGGCAGAAATATCCCGATCGCCTCTGAGACGCAGCAGGTCTGGTTCGCCCCCCAG GCCCCGAGAGAAGTCCCGATCGCCCCCGAGgcgcagcag GTCTGGTTCATCTCCCAGGCCTCGAGAGAAATCCCAATCGCCCCCCAGGCCCCGAGAGAAGTCCCGATCGCCCCCCAGGCCCCGAGAGAAGTCCCGATCGCCCCCGAGgcgcagcaggtctggctcatcTCCCAGGCCCCGAGAGAAATCCCGATCGCCCCCGAGgcgcagcaggtctggctcatcTCCCAGGCTTCGAGAGAAATCCCGATCGCCCCCCAGGCCCCGAGAGAAGTCCCGATCGCCCCCGAGGCGCAGCAGGTCTGGTTCATCTCCCAGGCCCCGAGAGAAGTCCCGATCGCCCCCCAGGCCCCGAGAGAAGTCCCGATCGCCCCCGAGGCGCAGCAGGTCTGGTTCATCTCCCAGGCCTCGAGAGAAATCCCGATCGCCCCCCAGGCCCCGAGAGAAGTCCCGATCACCCCCGAGGCACAGCAGATCTGGTTCATCTCCTAGGCCTCGAGAGAAATCCCGATCGCCCCCCAGGCCTCGAGAGAAGTCTCGATCACCCCCGAGGCGCAGCAGGTCTGGTTCATCTCCCAGGGCTCGAGAGAAATCCCGATCTCCTGCTAGATATGGCAGTTCCGGCTCATTTCTGAGATCTAGAGAGAAATCCAGATCTCCCGCAAGGTACAGCATATCCGGCTCGTCCCTAAGACTTCGAGAGAAATCCAGATCCACTCCAAGGCGTGGCAGGTCCAGTTCATCCCCGAGACCTCGAGAGAAGCTGGGGGcgtctcccagaagcagccgctCTGGGTCGTCTCCAGAGAGACCCAAAGGCCCAACAAGGCGTGGCCGATCCAGCTCTCCCTCCAGAAGGGGGAAGTGGAGATCTTCCCTGCGGCGAGGAAGATCCGGGTCTTCGCCCAGGAGAACCCGGTCCCGGTCCATCTCCAGACGAGGCAAATCCAGAAGCTCCCTGCGGAGAGACCGATCCATCTCGTCGCCCGGCAGGAGCCGCTCAAGATCCACCTCGCGATTCTCCCGCCGCCGGGAGCGTTCGCCATCCTCACCCCGTCGCAGCAGATCCCGCACGCCGCCCCGCCGAGCCCGAGCGGGGTCCTCCCCCCAGCGCCGCGGCTCCCGCCAGCCCCGCTCCCGCTCCCCACCGAAACTGGACGTCTCCCGCACCCCGGCCTCTTCCTACCACGGCCGCTCAAAGGCGTCGCCGGCCAGGACCCGCTCAGGCTCCGGCTCGCCAAAACGAGCCGGGAGGAGGTCCCGCTCCCCACCGGTGCTGGAGAAATACCCCAAAGTGGGAGCAGCCGACAAGGCAGCACCAGGCAGAGCTGAGAAGACGTCGCCCGTGGTGTTGGTGCCCATCCGGCGCAGCCCGTCCCGCTCCCCGCCGGCTCCGGATGAGTCCTCTCCCAAAGCCAGGAAAGcccattcccctgcccccaagatCCACTCCCCGCGGccggaggggtccctgggggcggTGAGGAACGGGGGTCCGGCGCCCACCTGGACCCTGAACTcctgccctgctgcccctgggGGCTCCCCGCCTGCCGGCCGCCTCCCCCAAGCCAAAGGGCCAGAGAAAGTCagatcttcctcctcttcctcctcctcctcctcctccacctcccacaaggtgcccagccccctgcccgccCCACTCCCGGTGCTGCCCCCCAAGGAGGAAGACAGGGAAGGGCCCAAGGTCAAGTTGGAGCCGCCAGCCCCGGAGGTGCCCGGGGACCTGCCAGACAAAGCCAGGGGCGGAGCCGCCAAGGCGCTGGTGCCGCTGCCGGTGCCTCCCCGCACCCCGTCCAAAGAGAAGAGGAGCTCGTCCACCTCCTCGTCTTCGTCGTCCtcgtcttcttcctcctcctcgtcctcttcctcctcctccgactccagctccagctcctcagAGTCCAGCCACGACTCCCCGGCGAGCAAGGGGCCCGACCTGGAGACGGCGAAGAAAGA GCCACCGAGCCCGGCGCAGAAGGAGCTGGCCCGTGAGGGGCGCCCCCTGGAGCTGGCCAAGCGGAAACGCCGTTCccgaagctccagcagctccagcagcagctcgtCGTCAtcatcctcctcatcttcctcctcgtcttcctcctcctcctcgtcatcctcctcctcatcctcttcttcctcctcgtcctcgtcctcctcctcccccaagccggggccccaaccgcagcccaaggcagcccccaagaaGCCCTCACCTGAGCAGAGGCG ctcccggaGCCCCCGGAAGCCGATCGACTCCCTGCGCGACTCGCGCTCTCTCAGCTATTCCCCGGCCGAGCGGCGCCGGCCCTCCCCTCCGGAGCCCCCCCTGGCCCAGCGGGACCGGCACAG